A stretch of the Arachis stenosperma cultivar V10309 chromosome 6, arast.V10309.gnm1.PFL2, whole genome shotgun sequence genome encodes the following:
- the LOC130935719 gene encoding pentatricopeptide repeat-containing protein At5g14080, with product MNREAGDLAVRISRALISASSPTRHSWTPSLEHTLHALRCRHHLSPPLVSAVINPFLLRHHSLALGFFNWATNQPNFAHTPSTFHSLLSSLSNSHSQHHQNSVLSLLNQAKALNFPLHSSILRSAISSLLATNKIHNAFSMFREFSTLANELGGATCNRLLAALASAGYLDSAYKVFDEMTVRGAPLSTMGFGVFVWRVCEEGCLDRVLAVLDKIKDCCLGINGSVVAVLIVHGLCRAGRVSEALGMLGELRGKGWKPDFIAYWVVASALRRMRDVAEEVKVLKMKRKLGVAPRIGDYKDLILELVSEGRINVVKELGEIIVGANFPIDDDLLNALIGSVSSIDPGATIIFFEFMIRKGRFPTILTISNLSRNLFRHGKVDEMLEVFRVLDSHNYFKDVEGYNVMVSFLCEAGRVKEGYAVLQKMKKKRIIPNVSSYNYVMEACCKEDLLRPARKLWDEMFSCGCSGNLKTYNILIKKFSEVGQTEEGYKLFQHMLDKGLTPDHTSYTSLLEGLCYEDKLEAAFELYNKHVKQDIILARDILSSFVSSLCKKGHLMDASKLLCSLNNDIGNTEAHVVLLKCSAEAKEIPIAIEHLKWIQQKSPLMLQDICAGLLAFISSATFPEPILQLLQKIQDLNFPNKGHLEGCVP from the exons ATGAATCGGGAGGCGGGAGACCTGGCAGTTCGAATAAGCAGAGCTCTGATCTCAGCCTCATCACCCACCCGCCACTCATGGACTCCCTCCCTGGAGCACACCCTCCATGCTCTCCGCTGCCGCCACCACCTCTCGCCTCCTCTCGTCTCCGCTGTCATCAACCCCTTCCTTCTCCGCCACCACTCCCTCGCATTGGGCTTCTTCAATTGGGCCACTAACCAGCCCAACTTCGCCCACACTCCCTCCACCTTCCACTCTCTCCTCTCCTCCCTCTCCAACTCCCACTCCCAACACCACCAAAACTCCGTCCTTTCACTCCTCAACCAAGCCAAAGCCCTCAACTTCCCCCTCCATAGCTCCATTCTCCGCTCCGCCATTTCCTCTCTTCTTGCAACGAACAAGATTCATAATGCATTCTCTATGTTTAGGGAATTTTCTACTCTTGCCAACGAATTGGGTGGTGCCACATGTAATAGGTTACTGGCTGCACTTGCTTCTGCTGGGTACTTGGACAGTGCGTACaaggtgtttgatgaaatgacTGTTAGGGGTGCCCCTTTGAGTACCATGGGTTTTGGGGTGTTTGTGTGGAGGGTTTGTGAAGAGGGTTGTTTGGATAGAGTTTTAGCTGTTTTGGATAAGATTAAGGATTGCTGTTTGGGGATTAATGGGTCGGTTGTGGCAGTTTTGATTGTTCATGGGTTGTGTCGTGCTGGCAGGGTGTCCGAGGCCTTAGGGATGTTAGGTGAGCTGAGGGGCAAGGGATGGAAACCTGACTTCATTGCTTATTGGGTTGTTGCCTCGGCACTGCGAAGAATGCGAGATGTGGCTGAGGAAGTGAAGGTtttgaagatgaagaggaagttAGGGGTGGCACCGAGGATTGGTGATTACAAGGACTTGATACTTGAATTGGTTTCTGAGGGGCGGATTAATGTGGTGAAAGAACTCGGGGAGATCATTGTTGGTGCCAATTTCCCCATTGATGATGATCTTCTCAATGCCTTAATTGGATCAGTTTCGAGTATTGATCCTGGAGCTACAATTATCTTTTTTGAATTCATGATTCGTAAAGGGAGGTTTCCTACCATTTTGACTATTAGCAATTTGAGTAGAAATCTTTTTAGGCATGGGAAGGTAGATGAGATGTTAGAGGTGTTCCGAGTTCTGGATTCTCATAACTACTTCAAAGATGTGGAGGGTTACAATGTGATGGTGTCGTTCTTGTGCGAAGCCGGAAGAGTGAAAGAGGGCTATGCTGTTCTccaaaagatgaagaagaaacgGATCATTCCTAATGTGTCATCTTATAATTATGTGATGGAAGCGTGTTGCAAGGAGGATCTGCTGCGCCCAGCGAGGAAGCTTTGGGATGAGATGTTTTCATGTGGATGTTCTGGGAACTTGAAGACCTACAATATTCTGATAAAGAAGTTCTCTGAAGTGGGACAAACTGAAGAGGGTTACAAGCTCTTTCAGCACATGTTGGACAAAGGGTTAACACCTGATCACACAAGTTACACCTCTCTTCTTGAAGGGCTTTGTTATGAGGACAAACTTGAAGCAGCTTTTGAGCTCTATAACAAGCATGTAAAACAGGACATTATCCTTGCAAGAGATATATTAAGCTCATTTGTATCATCACTATGCAAGAAAG GTCATCTTATGGATGCTTCCAAACTACTTTGCAGCCTCAATAATGATATAGGAAACACAGAGGCCCATGTAGTTTTGCTGAAATGTTCGGCTGAGGCAAAAGAAATTCCAATAGCCATTGAGCACCTGAAGTGGATTCAGCAAAAGTCACCTTTAATGTTGCAAGATATATGTGCTGGACTCTTAGCTTTTATTTCTTCTGCTACATTTCCGGAGCCAATATTACAGTTACTGCAAAAAATACAAGACTTAAATTTCCCAAATAAAGGACATCTTGAAGGATGTGTACCATAG
- the LOC130936657 gene encoding uncharacterized protein LOC130936657: MGDGKVNLPDDLFSSKPSDSKDEASAVHGTEKGIAGLLDDSKDQVSLDSSIPLSPQWLYSKPVDSKATANPVGANPTDPILKDSWRLEGSQDKKDWRRTAPDVDISRRWREEERETSLLGRRDRRKEERRAEITSTSENRSLPADRWHDGRGSGHDSRRENKWSSRWGPEDKEKDSRIEKRNDVEKEDGHAEKQSSGVSNRQGSDRDTDSRDKWRPRHRLEAQAAGVATYRAAPGFGMDKGRTEGTNVRFSPGRGRANINGNLQIGRPPLGSSVGSALVDKNRTILGKSSLGVESYYYPRGKILDIYRKQKIDPTFDSMPPELEHTSPITQLESVEPLAFVAPAAEEEAVLKDIWNGKITSSEVSGYSFRGKDGGLNDDISGPGTALSEGKQTLIDGGGKVISGIEISNDSDQIAGSSRNAVNDVATFQLGKQKHMSSAVVHGRVENSDNNNREGTITINKVVESETFDGDKGHTNHGVDSFSASELNNNLPDAFGFSPLEQNPSINQQDLKFNENAYSYEIAAVPEELSLCYLDPQGAIQGPFLGIDIILWFEQGFFGLDLPVRLSDAPEGSPFQELGDVMPHLKGKSGFSSGTNLVAQSESSDAIQRNLKVDVPNFDFNGSAVNDDQLWSLSRPDVSACVGVQSQIRSQNYRSEVQFSDDQAFSNIVAPEEDMSLSKFAGSSNDNPLMRPVDVASSYPHPNKPVNNDVLGSDAHNESDKLHPFGLLMSELRDGTHLRRAQSSNSSLRLGDQGHFVDPLIDRDAPFADQSSIGGMINQSSLRDTWPDEYGMNRPFNPNMHVGSLEDQFMSHMGQHFNNFDAPERMILQKLQKERLQQQATVSNHFPAHLTGSDLERFPGFPHTQSKNPNIQQMMQNSGSDFERLLELQIQQRQLELQQQQDMHHQQLLQQHMKLQPQQQAQVQQMLLEQLLHQQISDPNFGQSKHDLSRDNMMDQVQLRRFLNDMQQNSHSLRHIDPSVEQIIQANMGLNAVQGRQADLSDLLLQARHGSIMPSEQQLHFQQDQLQAQHQMSMALRQQLGLEGERHFGRSWSINETGQLVRNPPTHQLGHSAGFNVSDIHNQQQRLLAQEEQLNYLGRNLPEQNQRGFFDTNPMMFERSAPISVHGRELQDRRRYMHPTDPLGSLSSHHLQSSDDIYGHHSDAFKSSLSGNNGHVENSWIDPRMQLQHLEAMRQRRELGDTIVSTDLNISASMGAHEESSAHGYMDILNQKLGLHSAQPSTIDKWHPLSSISHEKSWQVSEAGSIIHPFEIPPDQQVHINDPFLEMASSAKSNSLLNDHLANMHITEQYNNIGNTERMPLRSRSGSLLEEQSLLSGNKDTLNPNYRIPLMMGKSMEKDLLELETNKGQRHEFVGGTMSKSIPGMLDLSDQVESTMNSMELPVMAHSRHSSLSSAGGDGGSFGRDMGLNNSRADEVSSDRIASSTKQFDNAFHKRPHVSRVLSSPDVQSDQPTGSHTNPNNIMNAASGEGRREPSGNSSMSSMMDAQASAKKEVRFRTSSFSEGAVAETSFIDMLKKPVLPEVDAHAASGGATEPSDGGFQAARSGKKKGKKGKQIDPSLLGFKVSSNRIMMGEIQRPDD, translated from the exons ATGGGCGACGGCAAGGTCAATCTCCCCGACGATCTCTTCTCCTCCAAGCCCTCCGATTCCAAAG ATGAAGCATCCGCGGTACATGGCACGGAGAAAGGGATTGCTGGGCTACTTGATGATTCGAAAG ATCAAGTTTCATTGGACAGCAGCATCCCATTATCCCCGCAGTGGCTTTATTCCAAACCTGTTGACTCAAAAGCAACTGCCAACCCAGTGGGG GCGAACCCCACTGATCCCATACTGAAAGATAGTTGGCGTTTGGAGGGTTCTCAAGACAAGAAAGATTGGAGGAGGACTGCTCCAGATGTTGACATAAGTCGTCGCTGGCGTGAGGAGGAAAGAGAAACAAGCTTGCTTGGTAGAAGGGATCGCAGAAAAGAAGAGCGTCGTGCGGAGATTACGTCAACCTCAGAGAACCGATCCTTGCCTGCTGATCGCTGGCATGATGGCCGTGGTTCTGGTCATGACTCTCGGAGAGAGAACAAGTGGTCATCAAGATGGGGTCCTGAAGACAAAGAAAAGGATTCTCGAATTGAGAAAAGGAATGATGTTGAGAAGGAAGATGGTCATGCAGAGAAACAGTCTTCTGGTGTTAGCAATCGACAAGGGTCTGATCGTGACACAGATTCTCGTGATAAATGGAGACCACGTCATCGATTGGAAGCTCAAGCAGCTGGTGTGGCCACATACCGTGCTGCACCTGGATTTGGGATGGATAAAGGACGTACAGAGGGAACAAATGTGCGATTTTCACCTGGAAGAGGAAGGGCAAATATAAATGGAAATCTGCAAATTGGAAGGCCTCCCTTGGGATCTAGTGTGGGCTCTGCACTTGTGGATAAGAATAGAACTATACTGGGGAAGTCTAGCCTTGGTGTCGAGTCATATTACTATCCCAGGGGTAAGATTCTTGACATATATCGCAAGCAAAAGATTGATCCAACTTTTGACAGTATGCCTCCTGAGTTGGAGCATACTTCACCCATAACTCAACTGGAATCTGTAGAGCCATTAGCATTTGTTGCTCCTGCTGCTGAAGAAGAG GCTGTCCTTAAGGATATATGGAATGGAAAAATTACTAGTAGTGAAGTTTCGGGATACTCATTTAGAGGAAAGGATGGAGGGTTGAATGATGATATTTCAG GTCCTGGTACAGCCTTAAGTGAAGGAAAACAAACTTTAATTGACGGTGGTGGAAAGGTTATCTCGGGAATTGAAATCTCAAATGATTCTGATCAAATTGCTGGTTCATCTAGAAATGCAGTTAATG ATGTTGCAACTTTCCAACTAGGCAAGCAGAAACATATGTCATCAGCTGTTGTGCATGGGAGAGTGGAGAATTCTGACAACAATAACAGGGAGGGAACTATCACCATAAACAAAGTTGTTGAATCAGAAACCTTCGATGGCGATAAGGGGCATACCAATCATGGTGTTGATTCATTTTCTGCGTCAGAACTCAATAATAACCTGCCTGATGCATTTGGATTTTCGCCTCTTGAGCAAAATCCAAGTATTAATCAACAGGACCTGAAAtttaatgagaatgcatattcTTATGAAATTGCTGCTGTTCCTGAGGAGTTAAGTTTGTGCTATCTGGACCCTCAAGGGGCAATTCAAGGACCATTTCTTGGGATTGATATAATTTTGTGGTTTGAACAAGGGTTTTTTGGGTTGGACCTACCAGTTCGCTTGTCAGATGCACCTGAAGGTTCACCTTTTCAAGAACTTGGTGATGTCATGCCTCACCTGAAAGGAAAATCAGGATTCAGTTCTGGTACGAACCTGGTGGCTCAATCAGAATCATCAGATGCCATTCAAAGGAACCTAAAAGTAGATGTGCCTAATTTTGACTTCAATGGGTCAGCTgttaatgatgatcaactttgGTCTTTATCCCGTCCGGATGTTAGCGCGTGTGTTGGTGTTCAGTCTCAAATACGTAGTCAAAATTATCGCTCTGAGGTCCAATTTTCTGACGATCAGGCGTTCAGTAATATTGTTGCGCCAGAGGAGG ATATGTCATTATCTAAATTTGCTGGAAGCAGCAATGACAACCCTTTGATGAGGCCTGTGGATGTTGCTTCTTCATATCCTCATCCTAACAAACCTGTCAACAATGATGTTTTGGGGAGTGATGCTCATAATGAGTCTGATAAGTTGCATCCATTTGGTTTATTGATGTCTGAACTCAGAGATGGTACTCATTTAAGGCGTGCACAATCTTCCAATAGTTCTTTGAGATTGGGCGATCAGGGTCACTTTGTAGATCCATTAATTGATCGGGATGCTCCTTTTGCTGATCAAAGCTCTATTGGGGGAATGATTAATCAGTCATCTCTCCGGGATACATGGCCTGATGAATATGGGATGAATAGGCCTTTTAACCCTAATATGCATGTAGGTTCATTGGAAGACCAGTTCATGTCCCATATGGGGCAACACTTTAATAATTTTGATGCCCCCGAGCGGATGATACTGCAGAAGCTGCAGAAGGAACGCTTGCAGCAGCAGGCTACTGTATCTAATCATTTTCCTGCACATCTTACTGGGTCTGATTTAGAGAGATTTCCAGGTTTTCCTCACACTCAAAGCAAAAACCCCAATATCCAGCAAATGATGCAGAACTCGGGGTCAGATTTTGAACGTCTTCTGGAACTTCAGATCCAGCAACGCCAACTTGAGCTTCAACAGCAACAAGATATGCATCATCAACAATTGCTTCAACAGCATATGAAGCTACAACCCCAGCAACAGGCCCAAGTTCAGCAAATGCTGCTTGAACAGCTTTTGCATCAACAAATCTCTGATCCCAATTTTGGGCAGTCAAAGCATGATCTTTCTAGGGATAACATGATGGATCAGGTACAATTGAGGAGATTTCTGAATGACATGCAGCAGAATTCACATTCTTTAAGACACATTGATCCATCAGTGGAACAGATTATCCAAGCAAATATGGGCCTCAATGCTGTCCAAGGGAGGCAAGCTGATTTATCAGACCTTTTGTTGCAAGCGAGGCATGGGAGTATCATGCCTTCTGAGCAACAGCTTCACTTTCAGCAAGATCAGCTGCAGGCACAGCACCAGATGTCAATGGCTCTTAGACAGCAGCTAGGATTGGAAGGGGAAAGACATTTTGGTAGGTCTTGGTCAATCAATGAAACAGGGCAGTTGGTAAGAAATCCACCAACCCATCAACTGGGTCATTCAGCAGGATTTAATGTTTCAGATATCCACAACCAGCAACAGAGGCTTTTAGCACAAGAGGAGCAATTAAATTATCTAGGAAGGAATCTTCCTGAGCAGAATCAGAGAGGGTTCTTTGATACTAATCCAATGATGTTTGAGAGGTCTGCACCTATTTCTGTCCATGGAAGGGAGTTACAAGATCGTCGTCGTTATATGCACCCAACTGATCCACTGGGTTCTTTATCTTCTCACCACCTACAATCATCTGATGATATTTATGGTCATCACTCAGATGCATTCAAGAGTTCCCTCTCTGGCAACAACGGACATGTTGAGAACAGCTGGATTGACCCACGGATGCAGCTGCAACACCTTGAAGCTATGAGGCAGAGGAGGGAGTTAGGGGATACCATTGTATCAACAGATTTGAACATTTCTGCATCTATGGGAGCTCATGAAGAGAGTTCAGCACATGGTTATATGGACATACTTAATCAAAAACTGGGCCTTCATTCTGCCCAACCTTCAACTATTGATAAGTGGCATCCTCTTTCATCAATAAGTCATGAAAAATCTTGGCAAGTGTCTGAGGCTGGCTCAATAATTCATCCTTTTGAGATTCCACCTGATCAGCAAGTCCATATTAATGATCCATTTTTAGAAATGGCTTCGAGTGCTAAATCCAATTCCCTACTGAATGATCATTTAGCCAACATGCACATTACTGAGCAATACAATAATATAGGGAATACTGAGAGAATGCCTCTTCGGTCGAGATCTGGATCATTACTGGAAGAGCAATCTCTGTTATCTGGTAATAAGGATACTTTAAATCCCAATTACAGAATTCCTCTCATGATGGGTAAATCTATGGAAAAAGATTTACTTGAGTTGGAGACAAATAAGGGGCAGAGGCATGAATTTGTAGGTGGCACAATGAGCAAGTCTATTCCTGGGATGTTAGACTTGTCCGATCAAGTGGAGAGTACGATGAATTCCATGGAACTGCCTGTTATGGCCCATAGTAGACATAGCTCACTAAGCAGTGCAG GAGGTGATGGGGGCTCATTTGGTCGTGATATGGGTTTGAATAACTCACGTGCAGATGAGGTTTCTAGTGACAG AATCGCTAGTTCAACGAAACAGTTTGATAATGCTTTCCATAAGCGACCCCATGTATCTCGTGTTTTATCCTCCCCTGATGTTCAGTCAGACCAACCAACTGGATCCCATACTAACCCGAACAATATAATGAATGCTGCATCTGGTGAAG GACGACGAGAACCATCTGGAAATTCGTCAATGAGTAGCATGATGGATGCTCAGGCTTCTGCAAAGAAAGAAGTTCGATTTAGAACTTCTTCCTTCAGTGAAGGTGCTGTGGCGGAAACATCTTTTATAGACATGCTTAAAAAGCCTGTTCTTCCTGAGGTGGATGCACATGCAGCCAGTGGAGGTGCCACCGAGCCATCTGATGGTGGGTTCCAGGCAGCGCGAAGCGgcaagaagaaaggaaagaaagggAAGCAGATTGATCCTTCTCTACTTGGTTTCAAGGTCTCCAGCAACCGGATCATGATGGGTGAGATTCAACGCCCTGATGATTGA